In one Cloacibacillus porcorum genomic region, the following are encoded:
- a CDS encoding DUF2848 family protein, whose amino-acid sequence MKFKVLAKSGEEKIIDFVPKHIINAGYTGRDQAAVQAHIDELKEEGIPAPDKTPVYFVKFIDKITQSGGFEVLDETDHSGEAEFALFFDKDEIYVGVGSDHTDRKLETVDIPKAKQIYPNTISKELWKLSDVIDHWDDITLRSWIKVDGERKLFQEAKLTAMLDAADLVERAKKLLCDPNDTEGLVLYSGTVASLFKADYSPYFETELEDPILGRRLGNVYEMTCKSSWYKGN is encoded by the coding sequence GTGAAGTTTAAAGTTTTAGCGAAAAGCGGAGAAGAAAAGATAATTGATTTTGTACCGAAGCATATTATCAACGCAGGCTATACCGGGCGTGATCAGGCTGCGGTCCAGGCCCATATCGATGAGTTAAAGGAAGAGGGAATACCAGCACCCGACAAGACGCCTGTCTACTTTGTGAAATTTATCGATAAAATTACGCAGTCAGGAGGCTTTGAAGTCCTTGACGAGACGGACCACTCTGGAGAGGCGGAATTCGCCCTATTTTTTGACAAAGACGAAATATATGTAGGCGTTGGAAGCGACCATACCGACCGCAAACTTGAGACTGTGGACATACCAAAGGCAAAACAGATATATCCCAATACCATCAGCAAGGAGCTTTGGAAGCTGAGCGACGTTATTGACCACTGGGACGACATCACTCTGCGCAGCTGGATAAAGGTGGACGGAGAGAGAAAGCTCTTCCAGGAGGCGAAGCTGACGGCCATGCTGGATGCGGCGGATCTTGTGGAGAGGGCGAAGAAACTCCTTTGTGATCCGAATGACACAGAGGGGTTGGTCCTCTATTCAGGAACCGTCGCATCCCTTTTTAAAGCGGACTACAGCCCTTATTTTGAGACTGAGCTTGAGGATCCGATCCTTGGCCGCAGGCTGGGCAACGTCTATGAGATGACCTGCAAG
- a CDS encoding DUF6672 family protein, whose amino-acid sequence MTTNINKKRLVIRLALVALLVLLCFVLYYIGKEHEVLLDNKNVTIEGREYQEIPYMNVVVDGDEDKALEFYAGDRDVVKLKGPSHTLKISVINEDTEEVTKTVEYKLSLGSISSTMYSLPAIVESAPNAELPLPNANAVEESSGGDAQQETIPSTEAPVLSD is encoded by the coding sequence ATGACGACCAATATCAATAAAAAGAGGCTGGTCATACGCTTGGCGCTGGTAGCGCTTCTTGTCCTCCTCTGCTTTGTCCTCTACTATATCGGCAAGGAGCACGAGGTGCTGCTTGATAACAAGAACGTAACTATCGAAGGCCGCGAGTATCAGGAGATCCCCTATATGAACGTGGTCGTAGACGGTGACGAGGATAAGGCGCTGGAGTTCTACGCCGGCGACCGCGATGTCGTTAAACTCAAAGGCCCGAGCCATACGCTCAAGATAAGCGTCATCAACGAAGACACAGAAGAGGTCACCAAGACAGTGGAATACAAGCTCAGCCTGGGATCAATATCGAGCACGATGTATTCGCTGCCCGCTATCGTCGAAAGCGCGCCCAACGCGGAACTTCCGCTGCCCAACGCCAACGCAGTGGAGGAGAGCAGCGGCGGAGATGCTCAGCAGGAAACGATACCGTCCACCGAGGCGCCGGTACTTTCAGACTAA
- a CDS encoding ABC transporter permease subunit produces the protein MGEMLRPQTESKNVGQWLLDNIVTLIFVAFTLFGFFVSENVSLPFFLSELSSRIFRNTFLVLSLIIPVLAGLGLNFGIVIGAMSGQIAISIVRYFELGGIPGLLYAFVIAFFVAALCGYFTGLLYNKTRGQEMIASLIVGYFANGVYQFLFLFVIGVIIAVPATHPMIKPDGIGIRMTVDLVPAKSGGLKYALDDIWTIPFVHALLVVAAGIIIFTAVRWWLNNKRGESYRNDRGSAIGSVLLGAALTAVSVYALTTGSQLMMVRRVPVVTGLLIVALCFFTVLITKTKLGQDFRSAGFNQHVSQVSGINVDQTRIIATMISTVLAAWGQIIYLQNMGTLNTYNAHTQIGMFSVASLLVGGASTSKANIKNAIFGTILFNSMFIMSPEIGQSLFGQALLGEYFRTFMVYGVIGLALGLYVWKALKQQRTASLEE, from the coding sequence ATGGGTGAAATGCTCAGACCGCAGACGGAGAGTAAAAACGTCGGACAGTGGCTGCTGGACAATATCGTCACACTGATATTCGTCGCCTTCACCCTCTTTGGCTTCTTCGTCTCGGAAAATGTTTCGCTGCCATTCTTCCTCTCGGAGCTCTCAAGCCGTATTTTTCGCAACACCTTTCTCGTCCTTTCGCTCATAATTCCGGTACTGGCGGGATTGGGGCTAAATTTCGGGATCGTCATCGGCGCCATGTCTGGACAAATTGCGATTTCGATCGTCAGATACTTTGAACTTGGCGGCATCCCTGGGCTGCTTTACGCATTCGTGATCGCTTTCTTTGTGGCGGCGCTATGCGGATACTTCACAGGACTGCTCTATAACAAAACGCGCGGGCAGGAGATGATTGCCAGCCTCATCGTCGGCTATTTCGCGAACGGCGTCTATCAGTTCCTCTTCCTATTCGTCATCGGCGTGATCATCGCCGTACCCGCGACGCATCCTATGATAAAACCTGACGGTATAGGCATCAGAATGACGGTCGACCTCGTTCCCGCCAAGAGCGGCGGACTGAAGTACGCCCTCGACGACATCTGGACCATTCCCTTTGTTCATGCGCTGCTGGTAGTCGCCGCGGGAATCATCATTTTTACGGCAGTGCGCTGGTGGCTCAACAACAAGCGGGGCGAGAGCTATAGAAACGACAGGGGAAGCGCCATCGGCAGTGTCTTGCTAGGTGCCGCGTTGACCGCCGTCTCGGTCTACGCACTCACCACGGGATCGCAGCTCATGATGGTGCGCCGCGTGCCGGTCGTAACAGGCTTGCTGATCGTTGCTCTTTGCTTCTTCACCGTCCTGATCACCAAGACAAAGCTTGGACAGGACTTCCGCTCAGCTGGCTTCAACCAGCATGTTTCGCAGGTCTCCGGCATCAACGTGGATCAAACGCGAATAATCGCAACAATGATCTCCACCGTCCTTGCCGCATGGGGGCAGATAATCTACCTCCAGAACATGGGCACTCTCAACACCTACAACGCCCATACGCAGATAGGAATGTTCTCCGTAGCATCGCTGCTCGTCGGAGGCGCCTCCACATCTAAGGCAAACATCAAAAATGCGATTTTCGGTACGATCCTCTTCAACTCCATGTTCATCATGTCCCCGGAGATTGGTCAGTCACTCTTTGGCCAGGCTCTGCTCGGTGAATATTTCAGGACTTTCATGGTCTACGGTGTAATCGGTTTAGCGCTGGGACTCTATGTATGGAAGGCACTCAAGCAACAGAGGACGGCGTCATTGGAAGAGTAG
- a CDS encoding sugar ABC transporter ATP-binding protein encodes MPLSENLLCFRNVSKNYYGNNVLSNINFDVKKGEIHALIGENGAGKSTLMNILFGMPVIHTTGGYDGEILIDGKTTDIKSPHAAMAAGIGMVHQEFMLIPQYTIAENIKLNREITSPNIVSRVLGKRLETIDMAKMNADARKALDKLDMNIEAYTTVAGLPVGHMEFIEIAREIDKTGIKILVFDEPTAVLTESEAQNLLAAIKRLARMGIGIVFISHRLDEIVSVADRVTILRDGEHVATKNISDTSAAEIASLMIGRKVSIERDSSSHRKISDEIELRIEDLHVAMPGERVKGISLDIRKGEIVGIGGLAGQGKLGIANGIMGTYPTRGKVMFKGRELKLNAPHSTIESGIAFVSEDRKGVGLLLNESIELNIAFTAMQIKELFMTKVLGLTFQNDRAMREHALKMIQDLDIRCESPLQHTGSLSGGNQQKVCVARALTQEPTLLFVSEPTRGIDIGAKKLILDLLLKLNEELGMTIVMTSSELAELRSICDRIVIICEGKVGGVLPPDATDAEFGLLMSGSKLNTAEGSH; translated from the coding sequence ATGCCGTTGAGCGAAAACCTTCTTTGTTTTCGTAACGTATCCAAAAATTATTACGGGAACAATGTCCTGTCAAACATTAATTTTGATGTAAAAAAAGGCGAGATACACGCTCTTATAGGAGAGAACGGTGCGGGCAAATCTACGCTGATGAACATCCTTTTTGGTATGCCAGTCATCCACACGACAGGGGGATATGATGGCGAGATACTTATCGATGGAAAAACGACAGACATAAAATCGCCGCACGCGGCGATGGCGGCCGGCATAGGCATGGTACATCAGGAATTCATGCTCATACCCCAGTATACGATAGCAGAGAACATCAAGCTGAACAGAGAGATAACTTCGCCGAACATCGTGTCAAGAGTTCTGGGCAAAAGGCTGGAAACAATTGACATGGCGAAGATGAATGCCGACGCCCGCAAGGCTCTCGATAAGCTTGACATGAATATTGAGGCGTACACAACCGTTGCGGGGCTCCCGGTCGGCCACATGGAGTTTATAGAGATAGCGAGAGAGATTGACAAAACAGGTATAAAAATACTCGTTTTTGACGAGCCGACTGCCGTTCTCACTGAATCCGAGGCACAAAACCTGCTTGCCGCCATCAAACGGCTCGCAAGGATGGGGATTGGAATTGTATTCATCAGCCATAGGCTTGACGAAATTGTCAGCGTCGCTGACCGCGTCACCATCCTGCGCGACGGCGAGCATGTGGCAACGAAAAACATCTCTGATACGAGCGCGGCAGAGATTGCTTCGCTGATGATCGGCCGGAAGGTGTCGATAGAGCGCGACAGTTCATCACATAGAAAGATATCCGACGAGATCGAACTCCGCATTGAGGATCTGCACGTCGCAATGCCAGGAGAGCGCGTCAAAGGCATCAGCCTTGACATCAGAAAGGGAGAGATAGTCGGGATCGGCGGCCTTGCCGGACAAGGCAAGTTAGGTATCGCCAACGGTATCATGGGTACCTATCCCACAAGAGGCAAGGTTATGTTTAAAGGACGGGAGCTCAAACTTAACGCCCCGCACTCCACCATAGAATCAGGCATTGCCTTTGTAAGTGAGGACCGCAAGGGAGTAGGCCTTCTGCTCAACGAGTCCATTGAACTCAATATAGCGTTCACCGCAATGCAGATAAAAGAACTGTTTATGACAAAGGTACTTGGTCTGACCTTTCAAAACGATCGAGCGATGCGGGAACATGCGTTGAAAATGATCCAGGATCTCGATATTCGCTGCGAGTCTCCGCTGCAGCATACCGGGAGCCTCAGCGGCGGCAACCAGCAAAAGGTATGCGTAGCGCGTGCCCTTACACAGGAGCCTACCCTTCTCTTCGTCTCCGAGCCAACACGCGGCATAGACATAGGCGCGAAGAAGCTCATTCTGGACCTATTGCTCAAACTCAACGAAGAACTCGGTATGACGATCGTAATGACATCCTCGGAGCTGGCGGAACTCCGCAGCATCTGCGACAGGATCGTTATCATCTGTGAGGGAAAGGTGGGCGGAGTGCTGCCGCCGGACGCCACGGATGCGGAATTTGGACTTCTTATGTCAGGCAGCAAATTAAACACCGCTGAAGGGAGTCATTAA
- a CDS encoding GntR family transcriptional regulator codes for MEEKSLSAQVYEKIKGGIISLKYPPGSVLKERELSESLGVSRTPVREAIQRLSQEFWLVPGEGKRMQVRPVTIADVHEIIQIRNLMEYAAIDEMLKNGEPRVVAGQLDSILNEMKSATEEYVFTTLDLKFHYLVVESMKNDRLLRFWSTVQDEVLRMGLLVLKGKDRWHEVIKEHEHLVDMLWNKDAEKIKFAMKEHLEHSYAALIRDLEERITN; via the coding sequence ATGGAAGAAAAGTCATTATCTGCACAGGTATATGAAAAGATCAAAGGGGGGATAATTTCCCTGAAATATCCCCCAGGTTCGGTGCTCAAGGAGCGGGAGCTCTCGGAAAGCCTCGGCGTGAGCCGTACGCCTGTGAGGGAGGCGATACAGCGGCTGTCGCAGGAATTCTGGCTTGTTCCCGGAGAGGGGAAGCGTATGCAGGTGCGCCCGGTCACTATCGCCGACGTACACGAGATCATCCAGATACGAAACTTAATGGAATACGCCGCTATAGACGAAATGCTAAAGAACGGTGAACCACGGGTGGTTGCCGGTCAGTTGGATTCGATATTGAATGAGATGAAATCGGCTACGGAGGAATACGTCTTTACAACGCTGGATTTGAAGTTCCATTACCTTGTGGTCGAGAGCATGAAAAACGACAGGCTGCTGAGATTCTGGAGCACCGTCCAGGACGAGGTGCTGCGAATGGGATTACTGGTGCTCAAGGGAAAAGACCGTTGGCATGAAGTGATAAAGGAACATGAGCACCTGGTAGATATGCTGTGGAACAAAGATGCAGAGAAAATTAAGTTTGCGATGAAAGAGCATCTGGAACATAGTTATGCGGCTTTGATAAGGGATTTAGAAGAGCGAATCACAAATTAA
- a CDS encoding DUF3798 domain-containing protein: MKNRWIITTAVVLALGLFTVVSIAPAAEAAAKKGKVAIVTNTVSQNEEEYRSAQEMVKKYGDRIVHVTWPDNFMAEQEQMVSIVAKLAYDPEIKALIINQAVPGTNAAVDKLLETRKDIFIVYATPQENPPDVAARAQLIIQPDELGMGDAIPIQAKKLGAKTFVHYSFPRHMSQVLLSSRRELMRKKCAEIGLEFVDATAPDPTGDSGLPGAQQFILEDVPKMVAKYGKDTAFFSTNCAMQIPLIKAVVDAKAIYPQPCCPSPYHGFPTALGIQSNTEKQGNLQHVIAETKRILKEKGVSGRLSTWPVPVAMMATVAGTEYAMKIINGEVAFDKLNVPVLEKCMADYAKVKVTTNPYIDEAGKKYPTYLFVLMDFLTY; encoded by the coding sequence GTGAAGAATCGTTGGATCATCACCACGGCAGTCGTTCTCGCACTCGGTTTATTTACCGTTGTGTCTATTGCTCCTGCCGCAGAAGCCGCTGCAAAGAAGGGCAAGGTTGCAATCGTCACTAACACCGTTTCACAGAACGAGGAAGAATATCGTTCCGCCCAGGAAATGGTCAAGAAATACGGTGACCGTATCGTCCACGTGACATGGCCGGATAACTTCATGGCCGAGCAGGAACAGATGGTAAGTATAGTCGCGAAGCTTGCCTATGATCCTGAAATCAAAGCCCTTATCATTAACCAGGCGGTACCGGGGACCAATGCCGCCGTAGACAAGCTCCTTGAAACAAGAAAAGACATTTTTATCGTTTATGCTACGCCGCAGGAGAACCCGCCGGATGTCGCCGCCCGCGCTCAGCTTATCATCCAGCCTGACGAACTTGGAATGGGCGACGCCATCCCCATCCAGGCGAAGAAGCTCGGAGCAAAAACGTTCGTACACTATTCTTTCCCGAGGCATATGTCGCAGGTCCTTCTTTCTTCGCGCCGCGAATTGATGAGGAAAAAGTGCGCCGAGATCGGACTTGAATTCGTAGACGCCACTGCGCCCGACCCTACCGGAGATTCAGGACTGCCCGGCGCTCAGCAGTTCATCCTTGAAGACGTTCCCAAGATGGTAGCTAAGTATGGAAAAGATACGGCTTTCTTCTCAACGAACTGCGCCATGCAGATCCCGCTCATCAAAGCAGTCGTAGACGCCAAGGCTATCTATCCGCAGCCCTGCTGCCCGTCACCATACCATGGATTCCCGACGGCCCTCGGCATCCAGTCCAATACAGAGAAACAGGGCAACCTGCAGCACGTTATAGCCGAGACAAAGAGGATACTTAAGGAAAAAGGCGTCTCCGGCAGACTTTCGACATGGCCGGTTCCTGTTGCCATGATGGCGACGGTCGCAGGTACGGAATACGCGATGAAAATCATCAACGGAGAAGTCGCTTTTGACAAACTTAACGTTCCTGTGCTGGAAAAGTGCATGGCCGATTACGCGAAGGTAAAAGTCACAACCAATCCCTATATTGACGAGGCCGGCAAAAAATACCCGACCTACCTCTTCGTGCTGATGGATTTCCTCACATATTAG
- a CDS encoding ABC transporter permease subunit has product MIIAAFWVLTLVGGYVVGISMSALLSDTIKRAGMNGILVLAMVPAIQSGTGPNFALPIGIVCGLFGMVCSIEAGVSGYTWLLLAFAIAVPLAVIVGYGYGKLMNAVKGSEMTIATYTGFSVVALMCLAWLMLPFKNPKMGWFIGKGLRETIQLDAVGAAQILNKILAFNIGDIVIPTGLLLIFALFCVLVWLFFRSKMGIAISAGGINPKFAQATGLNIDKNRVYANILSTVLGAVGIIVYSQSFGYAQLYTAPLMMAFPAVAAVLIGGATASRAKVSHVVIGVFLFQGLLTTALPVANEIFAGTDLSEIMRMIIQNGIILYALTQVKGGAR; this is encoded by the coding sequence ATGATCATCGCCGCTTTCTGGGTGCTTACACTCGTTGGCGGCTATGTAGTCGGCATCTCAATGTCAGCGCTGCTCTCCGACACAATAAAGCGCGCCGGCATGAACGGGATACTGGTACTTGCGATGGTTCCCGCCATTCAGTCAGGCACGGGGCCAAACTTTGCACTGCCCATCGGCATCGTCTGCGGGCTCTTCGGGATGGTCTGTTCCATAGAGGCTGGCGTATCAGGATATACATGGCTGTTGTTGGCATTCGCGATCGCCGTGCCGCTCGCCGTGATAGTTGGTTACGGTTACGGAAAGCTGATGAATGCCGTTAAAGGTTCGGAAATGACGATCGCCACATACACCGGCTTTTCGGTAGTCGCGCTCATGTGCCTTGCCTGGCTCATGCTGCCCTTCAAAAATCCCAAGATGGGCTGGTTCATCGGCAAAGGACTGAGGGAAACGATACAGCTGGATGCAGTCGGCGCCGCACAGATACTCAATAAAATCCTCGCTTTCAACATCGGTGATATCGTGATTCCCACTGGGCTGCTGCTCATATTTGCGTTATTCTGCGTACTAGTGTGGCTCTTCTTCCGCTCAAAGATGGGTATCGCCATCTCGGCTGGAGGAATCAATCCAAAATTCGCTCAAGCTACCGGCCTGAACATCGATAAGAACAGAGTATACGCAAACATCCTCTCCACCGTCCTCGGCGCGGTAGGGATAATCGTCTACTCACAGAGCTTCGGCTACGCCCAGCTCTACACCGCGCCGCTGATGATGGCCTTTCCCGCCGTCGCCGCGGTGCTCATCGGCGGGGCTACCGCCTCGCGGGCTAAGGTCTCGCACGTCGTCATCGGCGTATTCCTGTTTCAGGGCCTGCTGACGACGGCTCTCCCCGTGGCGAATGAGATATTCGCGGGAACAGACCTTTCGGAAATCATGAGAATGATCATCCAGAATGGGATAATCCTTTACGCCCTCACGCAGGTAAAAGGAGGTGCGAGATAA